From a region of the Corallococcus macrosporus genome:
- a CDS encoding ester cyclase: MMTKKEQNLGLRAHSEWLEQGNAAAVDELFSEDAVIHSRHVPPELRQGREGIKAYGASLHQAFPDMRFENEVVADDENGEFVAIIYKLRGTNTGSFMGMPATGKRMEMGGADVFRIVDGKIRELYLEQDLVGLMQQLGVIPARPG; the protein is encoded by the coding sequence ATGATGACGAAGAAGGAACAGAACCTGGGGCTTCGGGCGCACAGCGAGTGGCTGGAGCAGGGCAACGCCGCGGCGGTGGATGAGCTCTTCAGCGAGGACGCGGTCATCCACAGCCGCCACGTCCCGCCGGAGCTGCGGCAGGGCCGGGAGGGCATCAAGGCCTACGGCGCCTCGCTGCACCAGGCCTTCCCCGACATGCGCTTCGAGAACGAGGTCGTCGCCGACGACGAGAACGGCGAGTTCGTGGCCATCATCTACAAGCTCCGGGGCACGAACACCGGGTCCTTCATGGGGATGCCGGCGACGGGCAAGCGCATGGAGATGGGCGGCGCGGACGTCTTCCGCATCGTCGACGGGAAGATCCGCGAGCTGTACCTGGAGCAGGACCTGGTCGGGCTGATGCAGCAGCTGGGCGTGATTCCGGCGCGGCCGGGCTGA
- a CDS encoding ester cyclase, whose product MSIEDNKAVYRRFVEEVINQGNLDPIPDLFAPDYVDHSLPPGAPPGLAAVRMIPSLFRGAFPDVHFTIEHLVGEGDFVTSHVTGRGTHQGVFMGVPPSGKQAVWASLGVFRVANGKIQEHWGVPDLLGLLQQIGGAPSPGAH is encoded by the coding sequence ATGTCGATTGAAGACAACAAGGCCGTCTACCGTCGCTTCGTGGAGGAGGTCATCAACCAGGGCAACCTGGATCCCATCCCGGACCTCTTCGCGCCCGACTACGTCGATCACAGCCTTCCCCCCGGCGCCCCTCCCGGGCTGGCCGCCGTGCGGATGATTCCCTCGCTGTTCCGCGGTGCCTTCCCCGACGTCCACTTCACCATCGAGCACCTGGTGGGCGAAGGGGACTTCGTCACGTCACACGTCACCGGCCGGGGCACCCATCAGGGTGTGTTCATGGGCGTTCCGCCCAGCGGCAAGCAGGCCGTCTGGGCGTCGCTCGGCGTGTTCCGCGTCGCCAACGGGAAGATCCAGGAGCACTGGGGCGTGCCGGATCTGCTGGGCCTGCTCCAGCAGATCGGCGGTGCGCCCTCGCCGGGCGCGCACTAG
- a CDS encoding ester cyclase, translated as MSVEQNKEFIRRYFDEVWNKGNLDKEAEFIGKDAVVHAPPIPGLPPGIAGPLAVVGMFRAAMPDLHVSHDVLFGEGDKMAHHWVARGTHRGAPLFGAPPSGKELQLNGINVFRIVGGKIVERWGSIDTLGVAQQMGLAPDPRRSGPGSR; from the coding sequence ATGTCCGTGGAGCAGAACAAGGAGTTCATCCGCCGCTACTTCGACGAGGTCTGGAACAAGGGGAACCTGGACAAGGAAGCGGAGTTCATCGGCAAGGACGCGGTGGTCCACGCGCCCCCCATCCCCGGGCTGCCTCCGGGGATCGCGGGGCCGCTGGCGGTGGTGGGCATGTTCCGGGCCGCCATGCCCGACCTCCACGTCTCCCACGACGTGCTGTTCGGCGAGGGGGACAAGATGGCGCACCACTGGGTCGCGCGAGGCACCCACCGGGGGGCTCCGCTGTTCGGCGCGCCCCCGTCGGGCAAGGAGCTCCAGCTCAACGGCATCAACGTCTTCCGCATCGTCGGCGGAAAGATCGTCGAGCGCTGGGGCTCCATCGACACGCTGGGCGTGGCGCAGCAGATGGGGCTCGCGCCCGATCCGCGGCGGAGCGGCCCCGGTTCCCGCTGA
- a CDS encoding alpha/beta hydrolase: MTLASSRPAHVRIRPSLTAAEPEAEAPVPGAFLRADASRRVPVRFQGRGASLAGHLYRPRGAASTERTPGIVLCGPIGSVKELVVPHYAERLADAGYTVLTFDPRGFGESEGTPRFHHDSNRVVDDYASAVSYLLTRDDVDPARVAALGVCMGGGHAVSLGARDKRLKAVIAIGGAYNTGGMLQKFMGVDGAAAFCRSINDILQQQYVNGDVRYVPAVAPGLSKEVPLAVMPNAEAHGFYTRSQADAPTWANLMTVGSILSLFSYNAVAQAPLVAPTPLMVIHGTRDGTMLPEYAQQVFEAAVGPRELVWIDTQNHVQLYDQQPYVDEATAHAIRWLDQHLGRP, from the coding sequence ATGACCCTCGCCTCTTCACGTCCCGCGCATGTCCGCATCCGCCCATCCCTCACAGCCGCGGAGCCGGAGGCCGAAGCGCCCGTGCCCGGCGCGTTCCTGCGCGCCGATGCCAGCCGCCGGGTTCCCGTCCGGTTCCAGGGGAGGGGCGCCTCGCTGGCCGGGCACCTCTACCGTCCTCGTGGCGCGGCCAGCACGGAGCGCACGCCCGGCATCGTCCTCTGTGGCCCCATTGGCAGCGTCAAGGAGCTGGTCGTGCCTCACTACGCCGAACGGCTGGCGGACGCGGGCTACACGGTGCTGACCTTCGATCCCCGGGGCTTCGGCGAGAGCGAGGGCACACCCCGCTTCCACCATGACTCCAACCGCGTGGTGGACGACTACGCGAGCGCCGTCAGCTACCTGCTCACGCGCGACGACGTCGACCCCGCGCGCGTCGCGGCGCTCGGCGTGTGCATGGGCGGTGGCCATGCCGTCTCGCTGGGCGCGCGCGACAAGCGGCTCAAGGCCGTGATTGCCATTGGTGGCGCCTACAACACCGGCGGCATGCTCCAGAAGTTCATGGGCGTGGACGGGGCCGCCGCGTTCTGCCGGAGCATCAACGACATCCTCCAGCAGCAGTACGTGAACGGAGACGTGCGCTACGTCCCCGCCGTGGCGCCAGGGCTGTCCAAGGAGGTGCCGCTCGCGGTGATGCCCAACGCGGAGGCCCACGGCTTCTACACGCGGAGCCAGGCGGACGCGCCCACCTGGGCGAACTTGATGACGGTGGGCTCCATCCTGTCGCTCTTCTCCTACAACGCGGTCGCCCAGGCCCCGCTGGTGGCCCCCACGCCGCTCATGGTCATCCACGGCACCCGGGACGGGACGATGCTGCCCGAGTACGCCCAGCAGGTCTTCGAGGCCGCGGTGGGGCCCCGGGAGCTGGTCTGGATCGACACCCAGAACCACGTCCAGCTCTACGACCAGCAGCCCTACGTGGACGAGGCCACCGCGCACGCCATCCGGTGGTTGGACCAGCACCTGGGCCGTCCGTAG
- a CDS encoding tautomerase family protein, which translates to MPIISIRFIKDVVATPEQKKELVSRMTDTFVSVLGDVVRPFTYCLIEEVPQGQWGIAGVPMPDLPFLTGEEYARIYKDSSDVMKAAIAQMSAANDNEPSDS; encoded by the coding sequence ATGCCAATCATCTCCATCCGCTTCATCAAGGACGTGGTCGCGACCCCGGAGCAGAAGAAGGAGCTGGTCTCCCGGATGACGGACACCTTCGTCAGCGTCCTCGGAGACGTGGTCCGTCCCTTCACGTACTGCCTCATCGAGGAGGTGCCGCAGGGGCAGTGGGGCATCGCCGGCGTGCCGATGCCGGACCTGCCCTTCCTGACGGGGGAGGAGTACGCGCGGATCTACAAGGACTCGAGCGACGTCATGAAGGCCGCCATCGCCCAGATGAGCGCGGCCAACGACAACGAGCCCTCGGATTCGTAG
- a CDS encoding ester cyclase gives MGNEQNKALLRRWLDEGWCQGNVDVADELIATDFVVHGAGGQAIPSGRQGVKDLVREWRRGFPDGQMRVLDELCEGDLVGVRLLWTGTHLGPFYGVAPSGRRVTCVSLGLDRIQDGRISEGWGELDMLGLMQRIGGVPGPASSAPPAPGLAAPTRPGPAPSSVAENKAVVRRVLQATGDWDLEAIREACDTDRYVEHAPGRSSLPLEEALRADSQCRASLPDLRFTLDAERMVAEGDRVLVRGTFSGTHTGAPLFGAPASGRRLLWGGIDIFRVSEGRLTERWRCSDTLSLMQQATAAVPKP, from the coding sequence ATGGGAAATGAGCAGAACAAGGCCCTCTTGCGCCGCTGGCTGGACGAAGGCTGGTGCCAGGGCAACGTCGACGTCGCGGACGAGCTGATCGCCACGGACTTCGTGGTCCACGGCGCGGGAGGGCAGGCCATTCCCTCCGGCCGCCAGGGCGTCAAGGACCTGGTGCGGGAGTGGCGCCGGGGCTTCCCGGACGGCCAGATGCGGGTGCTGGACGAGCTTTGCGAAGGAGACCTCGTCGGTGTCCGGCTTCTCTGGACGGGAACCCACCTGGGCCCGTTCTACGGGGTCGCGCCGAGCGGCCGTCGGGTCACCTGCGTCTCGCTGGGCCTCGACCGGATCCAGGATGGGAGGATCAGCGAGGGCTGGGGCGAGCTGGACATGCTCGGCCTCATGCAGCGCATCGGCGGTGTGCCGGGGCCGGCGTCCAGCGCGCCACCCGCCCCGGGTCTGGCGGCGCCGACCCGGCCCGGGCCGGCCCCCTCGTCGGTCGCGGAGAACAAGGCGGTCGTGCGCCGCGTCCTCCAGGCCACCGGGGATTGGGACCTCGAGGCGATCCGTGAGGCGTGTGACACGGACCGCTACGTCGAACACGCCCCGGGCCGCAGCAGCCTCCCGCTCGAAGAGGCGCTCAGGGCGGACTCGCAGTGCCGGGCATCCCTGCCGGACCTCCGCTTCACCCTCGACGCGGAGCGGATGGTGGCGGAAGGAGATCGCGTGCTCGTCCGCGGCACCTTCTCCGGGACGCACACGGGGGCGCCGCTGTTTGGCGCGCCTGCTTCCGGCAGGAGGCTGCTGTGGGGAGGCATCGACATCTTCCGCGTCTCGGAGGGCCGGCTGACGGAGCGCTGGCGGTGCTCGGACACGCTGAGCCTGATGCAGCAGGCGACCGCCGCGGTTCCGAAGCCGTAG
- a CDS encoding ester cyclase has product MTTEYKQLVIRYVEEVNRGNFDAFDTLVDPAFIDHDPIPGQQPGIPGLKDAYRQFLTAFPDIHFTFEDVFCEGDLVVGRGVIHGTHRGTFMGMAPTGRRVRWTGTRLFRVRGGQVTEGWINLDLLGLVAQLSAPSAQPLPAEVGPGDIDLLARPVPPNGGTPEQNKPVFRRMIMELWNQKWLDMADVLFTPGATSPTAPNLPPGPSGVKQLAGMFLKAIPDLHIEIEQLVAEGDRVFGRLRETGTHTGDLVTPAGIIKATNKPVSFTEMAIVRFEDGRIAESWYDVDMAGLLMQIGAVPGPS; this is encoded by the coding sequence ATGACCACTGAATACAAGCAGCTCGTCATCCGGTATGTGGAAGAGGTCAACCGGGGCAACTTCGACGCGTTTGACACACTGGTCGATCCGGCGTTCATCGACCACGATCCCATCCCCGGGCAGCAGCCGGGCATCCCCGGGCTGAAGGACGCCTACCGGCAGTTCCTGACGGCCTTCCCCGACATCCACTTCACCTTCGAGGACGTCTTCTGCGAGGGCGACCTCGTCGTGGGCCGTGGCGTCATCCACGGCACCCATCGGGGGACGTTCATGGGGATGGCCCCGACCGGGAGGCGCGTGCGCTGGACGGGGACGCGCCTGTTCCGCGTGCGCGGCGGCCAGGTCACCGAGGGATGGATCAACCTGGATCTGCTCGGGCTGGTGGCCCAGCTCAGCGCGCCCTCGGCGCAGCCGCTGCCCGCCGAGGTGGGGCCGGGGGACATCGACCTCCTCGCGAGGCCGGTCCCGCCCAACGGGGGAACGCCGGAGCAGAACAAGCCCGTCTTCCGCCGGATGATCATGGAGCTGTGGAACCAGAAGTGGCTCGACATGGCCGACGTGCTCTTCACGCCCGGCGCCACGAGCCCCACCGCGCCGAACCTGCCCCCGGGGCCCAGCGGGGTGAAGCAGCTCGCCGGCATGTTCCTGAAGGCCATCCCGGACCTTCACATCGAAATCGAGCAACTGGTCGCGGAAGGGGACCGCGTGTTCGGCAGGTTGCGCGAGACCGGGACGCACACCGGCGACCTGGTGACTCCGGCCGGCATCATCAAGGCCACGAACAAGCCCGTCAGCTTCACGGAGATGGCCATCGTGAGGTTCGAGGACGGGAGGATCGCGGAGAGCTGGTACGACGTGGACATGGCGGGCCTGCTCATGCAGATCGGCGCGGTTCCCGGCCCGTCGTAG
- a CDS encoding DUF3060 domain-containing protein, whose protein sequence is MNKKLGAAVFMMVACAFGPMTAVAQDDAEGAGDIDITGSGETSTHECTPETKVEVTGASNTVTLTGECKSVSVTGTGNKVKVEATRAIEVTGSSNSVTWKRGHGKSKPKISRTGMDNKVTQEK, encoded by the coding sequence ATGAACAAGAAGCTTGGAGCAGCAGTGTTCATGATGGTGGCATGTGCCTTCGGCCCGATGACGGCCGTCGCCCAGGACGACGCGGAGGGCGCGGGCGACATCGACATCACCGGCTCTGGCGAGACCTCGACCCACGAGTGCACGCCGGAGACCAAGGTGGAGGTCACCGGCGCGTCCAACACCGTGACGCTGACCGGCGAGTGCAAGAGCGTCTCCGTGACCGGCACCGGCAACAAGGTGAAGGTGGAGGCCACCCGTGCCATCGAGGTCACGGGCAGCTCCAACTCCGTCACCTGGAAGCGCGGTCACGGCAAGTCCAAGCCGAAGATCAGCCGCACCGGCATGGACAACAAGGTCACGCAGGAGAAGTAG
- a CDS encoding VOC family protein gives MKGDTSIPALPCVELAPTLEFYALLGFEVTYRQQAPNPYAATRRGGAQLHFFGLKGLDPAKAFSTCLIIVDEVEELHARFLDALRKAYGRTPVRGLPRMTRMRKGQTRFTLTDPSGNSLMFIRRDEPSGYGDDENTPATVLGKALKAARRLRDFKGDDAAAAKVLDAALKKPDAGTAKEREQALAEHAELAVALGEIP, from the coding sequence ATGAAGGGTGACACCTCCATCCCCGCGCTCCCCTGCGTGGAGCTCGCGCCGACGCTCGAGTTCTACGCGCTGCTCGGGTTCGAGGTGACGTACCGGCAGCAGGCGCCGAACCCCTACGCGGCGACACGCCGGGGTGGCGCCCAGCTCCACTTCTTCGGCCTGAAGGGCCTGGATCCGGCGAAGGCCTTCAGCACCTGTCTGATCATCGTGGACGAGGTGGAGGAGCTGCACGCGCGCTTCCTGGACGCGCTGCGGAAGGCCTATGGCCGGACTCCCGTCCGGGGGCTTCCACGCATGACTCGCATGCGGAAGGGACAGACGCGCTTCACCCTCACCGACCCTTCCGGCAACTCGCTCATGTTCATCCGCCGTGACGAGCCCTCCGGCTATGGCGATGACGAGAACACGCCGGCCACCGTCCTGGGCAAGGCGCTCAAGGCGGCCCGGCGCCTGCGCGACTTCAAGGGCGATGACGCCGCCGCCGCGAAGGTCCTGGATGCGGCGCTGAAGAAGCCGGACGCGGGGACGGCGAAGGAGCGGGAGCAGGCGCTCGCGGAGCACGCGGAGCTGGCCGTGGCGCTGGGGGAGATTCCTTGA
- a CDS encoding MarR family winged helix-turn-helix transcriptional regulator, translating to MPPLTQKAETFSTLVLEVFQLNGLLLQAGDRLSAPAGLTSARWQVLGVIDHGPATVAAVARTMGLARQSVQQTADALASDGFVEYVENPNHQRAKCVSLTAAGRRALRKVEQAHAAWADRLGSSLPPKLLAAAVEGVREARLRLEQDLAEEGHSHEG from the coding sequence ATGCCTCCCCTTACCCAGAAAGCAGAGACCTTCAGCACGCTGGTGCTGGAGGTGTTCCAGTTGAACGGCCTGCTGCTCCAGGCCGGAGATCGGCTGAGCGCTCCGGCGGGATTGACGAGCGCCCGCTGGCAGGTGCTGGGCGTCATCGACCATGGCCCCGCCACGGTGGCGGCGGTGGCGCGCACGATGGGGCTTGCGCGGCAGAGCGTGCAGCAGACGGCGGATGCGCTCGCGAGCGATGGGTTCGTGGAGTACGTCGAGAACCCGAATCACCAGCGCGCGAAGTGCGTCTCGCTCACCGCCGCCGGACGCCGCGCCTTGCGCAAGGTCGAGCAGGCGCATGCCGCGTGGGCGGACCGGCTGGGCTCGAGCCTCCCTCCGAAGCTCCTGGCCGCGGCGGTCGAGGGCGTCCGCGAAGCCCGGCTGCGTCTTGAGCAGGACCTGGCCGAGGAGGGCCACTCCCATGAAGGGTGA
- a CDS encoding TetR/AcrR family transcriptional regulator C-terminal domain-containing protein, translating to METAVVLVQEQGLRQLSMRTLAERLGVTPMAVYKHVANRDALALLCVESILGSVALPEEGLAPVPWLRKLAGQLRVVGLRHRGVMDFLLEEGPVVHPALVILDRTVRKLHAAGIPWKEAGALHNTFFSWLAGAVRRQEPWDVSTPGAPPPFERFFAAAEALPVAEYPGLAHSLPHMRATDVGREFEASLAFMLEGIQRRIDARQDSPRTR from the coding sequence GTGGAGACCGCTGTCGTCCTCGTCCAGGAGCAGGGATTGCGGCAGCTCTCCATGCGGACGCTGGCTGAACGGCTCGGGGTCACGCCCATGGCCGTGTACAAGCACGTCGCGAACCGGGACGCGCTCGCGCTCCTGTGCGTCGAGTCCATCCTCGGGTCCGTCGCATTGCCGGAGGAGGGATTGGCTCCCGTGCCGTGGCTGCGGAAGCTCGCGGGCCAGCTGCGCGTCGTGGGCCTGCGGCACCGGGGCGTGATGGACTTCCTGTTGGAGGAGGGCCCCGTCGTCCACCCCGCGCTCGTCATCCTCGACAGGACGGTCCGCAAGCTGCACGCCGCGGGCATCCCCTGGAAGGAGGCGGGCGCGCTGCACAACACGTTCTTCTCCTGGCTGGCCGGAGCGGTCCGCAGACAGGAGCCCTGGGACGTGAGCACCCCGGGCGCACCGCCGCCCTTCGAGAGGTTCTTCGCGGCGGCGGAGGCGCTTCCCGTCGCGGAGTACCCGGGCCTGGCCCACAGCCTGCCTCACATGCGCGCCACGGATGTCGGGCGCGAATTCGAGGCCAGCCTCGCTTTCATGCTGGAGGGAATCCAGCGGCGCATCGACGCACGGCAGGACTCCCCGCGAACGCGCTGA
- a CDS encoding amidohydrolase family protein, protein MGDRWMLRGAEILTCDPEQPDLPRGDVLVEDGVILAMAPELRAEDCRVVDLRGKLLMPGLIDSHRHAWQTPLRALGADWTVMDYLAAVRVKLSPAFRPEDLHAANLAGALEALDAGITTLVDYSHCMETPEHADAALTALEDAGIRALFAYGYAAGPQASTALPTHASRLQDARRLRTTRLASDGGLVRMGIALTEMQVPWEQSRAEILSARELGVPITAHCSAWPMPGPSEVQRMAAEGLLGPDLLFVHCTWSSEEDLKHIAGSGGALAVTPETELQMGMGFPATGRALHAGVRTTLGCDVVSSNGGDLFTAMRLALQVERARAHEREGLSRVLALKAERMLPMVTLDAAEALGLGRVTGSLRPGKDADLIVLNAGALNLTPLNRPRDAVVLQAHAGNVESVMVRGRWAKFQGALLGVDLETVRRRVIEARDAVLARAGGPAALLGEREALAAHWELGRAG, encoded by the coding sequence ATGGGCGACCGATGGATGCTGCGTGGAGCGGAGATCCTCACCTGCGACCCCGAACAGCCGGACCTGCCGCGAGGCGACGTCCTGGTGGAGGACGGGGTCATCCTCGCGATGGCCCCCGAGCTGCGCGCCGAGGACTGCCGCGTCGTCGACCTGCGGGGGAAGCTGCTCATGCCGGGGCTCATCGACTCGCATCGGCATGCGTGGCAGACGCCCTTGCGTGCCCTGGGCGCTGACTGGACGGTGATGGACTACCTGGCGGCGGTGCGGGTGAAGCTCTCGCCCGCGTTCCGGCCGGAGGACCTGCATGCCGCCAACCTGGCCGGGGCCCTGGAGGCCCTGGACGCGGGCATCACCACCCTCGTGGACTACTCCCACTGCATGGAGACGCCCGAGCACGCGGATGCCGCGCTCACGGCGCTCGAGGACGCCGGCATCCGGGCCCTCTTCGCGTATGGCTATGCCGCCGGTCCCCAGGCGAGCACCGCGCTGCCAACGCATGCGAGCCGGCTCCAGGACGCCCGACGCCTGCGCACCACCCGGCTTGCGTCCGATGGTGGCCTGGTGCGAATGGGCATCGCGCTGACGGAGATGCAGGTCCCCTGGGAGCAGAGCCGGGCGGAAATCCTTTCAGCGCGCGAGCTGGGCGTCCCCATCACCGCCCACTGTTCCGCGTGGCCCATGCCGGGCCCGAGCGAGGTGCAGCGGATGGCGGCCGAGGGGCTGCTCGGTCCGGACCTGCTCTTCGTCCACTGCACGTGGAGCTCCGAGGAGGACCTGAAACACATCGCCGGAAGCGGCGGCGCCCTCGCGGTGACTCCGGAAACGGAGCTGCAGATGGGCATGGGCTTCCCTGCCACCGGACGCGCGTTGCATGCGGGAGTCCGGACGACGCTGGGGTGCGACGTCGTCTCCAGCAACGGAGGCGACCTGTTCACCGCGATGCGGCTGGCGCTCCAGGTGGAGCGCGCGCGGGCCCACGAGCGCGAGGGCCTGTCGCGGGTCCTCGCGCTCAAGGCGGAGCGCATGCTTCCCATGGTGACGCTCGATGCCGCGGAAGCCCTGGGCCTGGGGCGCGTCACGGGCTCGCTGCGCCCTGGCAAGGACGCGGACCTCATCGTCCTCAACGCCGGAGCACTGAACCTGACGCCGCTCAACCGCCCCCGTGACGCGGTGGTGCTCCAGGCGCATGCGGGCAACGTCGAGTCGGTGATGGTGCGCGGACGATGGGCGAAGTTCCAGGGCGCCCTGCTCGGCGTGGACCTCGAAACGGTGCGGCGCCGGGTCATCGAGGCCCGCGACGCGGTGCTCGCCCGGGCCGGTGGGCCGGCCGCGCTCCTGGGTGAGCGCGAGGCGCTCGCCGCGCACTGGGAGCTGGGCCGCGCGGGCTGA
- a CDS encoding DUF1624 domain-containing protein translates to MPAGSLAHPASARRIAGIDALRGFVMLLMLVDHAREFFYMHAQVSDPVDLATTPPGLFFTRLAAHLCAPVFVALTGLSAWLYGQRRGGRRAASGFLLKRGAFLVVLELTLVNFAWTFSLTPATYFLQVIWAIGWSMIALAGLLWLPKPALLGVGLAIVFGHNLLDSITLAPGETGATLWAILHDRGFIQLPWDARARTSYPLAPWIGVIALGHVIGPWFAQAVDGGTRRRRLVLVGASALTLFLLLRWMNGYGEPVPWVAGATPLLTVISFLNLTKYPPSLDFLLLTLGTGALLLALLERMPARGLALLTTFGAAPLFFYLAHLYLLHGLNSVALFAFGPNQGAFFSVPNIAALWGLAVMLLLPLGFACRWFVGLKARSKSAWMSYL, encoded by the coding sequence GTGCCCGCAGGCTCGCTCGCACACCCTGCGTCCGCAAGACGCATCGCCGGCATCGATGCCCTGCGGGGCTTCGTCATGCTGCTCATGCTCGTCGACCATGCGCGTGAGTTCTTCTACATGCACGCGCAGGTCAGCGATCCGGTGGACCTGGCCACCACGCCTCCCGGCCTCTTCTTCACGCGGCTCGCGGCGCACCTGTGCGCGCCGGTGTTTGTCGCGCTGACCGGGCTGTCGGCGTGGCTCTACGGCCAGCGGCGGGGCGGAAGGCGCGCGGCCTCCGGGTTCCTGTTGAAGCGGGGCGCGTTCCTCGTCGTGCTGGAGCTGACGCTGGTCAACTTCGCCTGGACGTTCTCGCTGACGCCCGCCACCTACTTCCTCCAGGTCATCTGGGCGATTGGCTGGTCGATGATCGCCCTCGCCGGGCTCCTGTGGCTGCCGAAGCCCGCGCTGCTCGGCGTGGGGCTGGCCATCGTCTTCGGGCACAACCTGCTGGACTCCATCACGCTTGCCCCCGGGGAAACGGGCGCCACGCTCTGGGCGATTCTTCACGACAGGGGCTTCATCCAATTGCCCTGGGACGCCCGGGCGCGGACGTCCTATCCCCTGGCTCCGTGGATTGGCGTGATTGCGCTGGGCCACGTCATCGGGCCCTGGTTCGCCCAAGCGGTGGACGGAGGGACGCGTCGGCGCAGGCTCGTCCTTGTCGGAGCGTCCGCGTTGACGCTGTTCCTGCTCCTGCGGTGGATGAATGGATATGGAGAGCCGGTGCCCTGGGTGGCGGGTGCGACGCCCCTCCTGACGGTGATCTCCTTCCTGAACCTCACCAAGTACCCGCCGTCGCTCGACTTCCTGCTGTTGACCCTGGGGACGGGCGCGCTGCTGCTCGCGCTGTTGGAGCGGATGCCGGCGCGAGGACTGGCGCTGCTCACGACGTTTGGAGCGGCGCCGCTGTTCTTCTACCTGGCCCATCTCTACCTGCTGCACGGGCTCAACAGCGTGGCGCTGTTTGCCTTTGGGCCCAACCAGGGAGCGTTCTTCAGCGTCCCGAACATCGCCGCGCTCTGGGGGCTCGCCGTGATGTTGTTGTTGCCGCTGGGGTTCGCGTGTCGCTGGTTCGTCGGGCTCAAGGCGCGGTCGAAGAGCGCGTGGATGAGCTATCTCTAG
- a CDS encoding glycoside hydrolase family 16 protein encodes MRGSQFLGIALVSSIAFASLAEAKSVSFSGYHWEVRSGQGGPGPNTWDDRNAWVDANGYLHLKIAWRDGRWTTAEVYMPQQRLGFGTYQFKVIGRPDLFDDNVVLGLFNYTRPDVGPDATNEIDIEFAKWGGSQPQMGNWAVYPAVTGVPYSHQAYTISLGGTYSTHRFQWSSTQVFFQALHGHQDGNVNQMASWLFNPPDYVQRIPQNPLPVHMNFWLFQGRAPKNGQEAEIVIAEFKFIPAP; translated from the coding sequence ATGCGCGGCTCACAGTTCCTCGGTATCGCTCTCGTCTCCAGCATCGCCTTCGCTTCGCTCGCGGAAGCGAAGAGCGTCTCCTTCTCTGGCTATCACTGGGAGGTGCGCAGCGGTCAGGGCGGTCCGGGACCCAACACCTGGGATGACCGCAACGCCTGGGTCGATGCGAACGGCTACCTCCACCTGAAGATTGCCTGGCGCGACGGCCGCTGGACGACGGCGGAGGTCTACATGCCGCAGCAGCGGCTGGGGTTTGGCACCTACCAGTTCAAGGTGATTGGCCGGCCCGACCTCTTCGACGACAACGTGGTCCTGGGCCTGTTCAACTACACGCGGCCCGACGTGGGTCCGGACGCCACGAATGAAATCGATATCGAGTTCGCGAAGTGGGGCGGCAGTCAGCCGCAGATGGGCAACTGGGCCGTGTACCCCGCGGTGACGGGCGTCCCCTACTCCCATCAGGCCTACACCATCAGCCTCGGGGGGACCTACTCCACCCACCGCTTCCAGTGGTCATCGACGCAGGTCTTCTTCCAGGCCCTGCATGGCCACCAGGATGGCAACGTCAACCAGATGGCCAGCTGGCTCTTCAATCCGCCGGATTACGTCCAGCGCATTCCCCAGAACCCCCTGCCCGTCCACATGAACTTCTGGCTCTTCCAGGGACGCGCCCCCAAGAACGGCCAGGAGGCGGAGATCGTCATCGCGGAGTTCAAGTTCATCCCCGCGCCGTAG